The proteins below come from a single Tsuneonella deserti genomic window:
- a CDS encoding alpha/beta hydrolase, with translation MNGNDIDPQVREFVRRVGAGYMEVLGAGDFDLAQRRAAAEVVRAPWREGGPTMAATEERHIGASGVRVRIHRPVQDTMLPALVYLHGGGWTTFSLDTHDRLMREYAGRAGCAVVGIDYSLSPEARFPLALDEIAEVLGWLASEGNEAGLDRDRLAIGGDSAGANLSISSMIRARDRGEPMVRGILLNYGAFDEEQRDSHARFSHEAYMLDPAEMDAFWRNYRGEDRSPDPLARPLLADLTGLPPTFLCIAECDILSDENREMARRLAAAGVDVTSEIYPGATHSFLEAVSISELADRALGDASAWLKAVLAP, from the coding sequence GTGAACGGGAATGACATCGACCCGCAGGTTCGCGAGTTCGTCCGCCGCGTAGGCGCGGGCTACATGGAAGTGCTCGGCGCTGGAGACTTCGACCTCGCGCAGCGGCGCGCGGCCGCAGAAGTGGTGCGGGCCCCATGGCGCGAGGGCGGGCCCACGATGGCAGCGACCGAGGAGCGGCACATCGGTGCGTCCGGCGTGCGGGTTCGGATACATCGTCCGGTTCAGGATACTATGCTGCCGGCCTTGGTTTACCTGCACGGCGGCGGCTGGACGACTTTCAGCCTCGACACTCATGACCGGCTTATGCGTGAATACGCGGGTCGTGCGGGATGCGCGGTTGTAGGGATCGACTACAGCCTCTCACCAGAGGCCCGCTTCCCGCTGGCACTCGACGAGATCGCCGAAGTGCTCGGCTGGCTCGCGAGCGAGGGGAACGAGGCGGGGCTCGATAGGGATCGGCTGGCGATCGGCGGGGACAGCGCGGGTGCCAATCTCTCGATCTCGAGCATGATCCGCGCGCGCGACCGCGGCGAGCCGATGGTGCGGGGAATATTGCTCAATTACGGCGCATTCGACGAGGAGCAGCGCGACAGTCACGCAAGATTTTCGCACGAAGCATACATGCTCGACCCGGCCGAGATGGACGCGTTCTGGCGCAACTACCGCGGCGAGGATCGCTCACCGGACCCCCTCGCACGCCCCTTACTCGCGGACTTGACCGGATTGCCGCCAACTTTCTTGTGCATCGCAGAGTGCGACATTCTGTCTGACGAAAACCGAGAGATGGCGCGCCGCCTGGCAGCCGCCGGTGTGGACGTGACATCGGAGATCTACCCCGGCGCCACTCACAGCTTTCTCGAGGCGGTCAGCATCTCGGAACTTGCCGACCGCGCACTGGGAGACGCGTCAGCTTGGCTGAAGGCTGTTCTGGCTCCGTGA
- a CDS encoding PepSY-associated TM helix domain-containing protein: MLRGVLLQVHRYTGLVTLTFLAVASITGCILVFRGPIDHALNRDLFDAPTSAVSAEASVAAVTRWSAAHPTLQALSFPLHPGERRAIQVSVAPKAGQPTPGFDEVFIDPVTGATIGARTTEPGIGRRHFVKGVADLHFDLVAGIPGRWFLGVVALGWLLSSLAGFYLTLPERKPFWGNWKRTWQFRRSSPMPRLLLDLHRSTALWLFPLILLLAATSAAMNFFGEAYAPTVTKLWPLKHDLFDNDPPEREPAEPRLGFAQGLQAARAHAGRTGLAWQPATMLYLPDWNFYGVKFSPDGVLDYSNLGPVDYYVDADTGAYRHQVDPYNDSMGLKAIRVIYPLHSGEIFGVTTIALVFVLGLVTLLQALTGLYIWWKKRKSRVAARRAKQRKVTA, translated from the coding sequence ATGTTACGTGGCGTCCTGCTGCAAGTTCACAGGTATACCGGGTTGGTCACGCTTACCTTCCTGGCCGTCGCATCGATCACCGGCTGCATCCTCGTGTTCCGCGGGCCGATCGACCACGCCCTCAACCGCGACCTGTTCGACGCGCCAACTTCTGCGGTCTCGGCGGAAGCGAGCGTTGCAGCAGTCACCCGCTGGTCAGCGGCGCATCCCACTCTCCAGGCCCTAAGCTTCCCGCTGCACCCTGGGGAGCGCCGCGCGATCCAGGTGTCTGTCGCGCCGAAGGCCGGCCAGCCCACCCCGGGCTTCGACGAAGTTTTTATCGACCCCGTTACCGGCGCCACGATCGGCGCGCGCACCACCGAGCCGGGGATTGGGCGACGGCACTTTGTCAAGGGCGTGGCAGACCTTCACTTCGATCTCGTCGCGGGCATCCCTGGCCGCTGGTTCCTCGGGGTCGTTGCGCTTGGCTGGCTCCTGTCCTCGCTGGCAGGCTTCTACCTGACCCTGCCCGAGCGGAAGCCGTTCTGGGGCAATTGGAAGCGGACCTGGCAATTCCGCCGGTCGAGCCCGATGCCGCGCCTGCTGCTCGACCTGCACCGCTCGACAGCGCTTTGGCTGTTCCCATTGATCCTGCTGCTCGCCGCAACCTCGGCGGCTATGAACTTCTTCGGGGAGGCCTACGCGCCCACGGTCACCAAGCTCTGGCCGCTCAAGCACGACCTGTTCGACAATGATCCTCCGGAGCGGGAACCGGCCGAACCGCGGCTGGGATTCGCACAAGGCCTGCAAGCCGCGCGCGCCCACGCCGGGCGCACCGGCCTCGCATGGCAGCCCGCCACGATGCTCTACCTGCCGGACTGGAACTTCTACGGGGTCAAGTTCTCGCCCGATGGGGTGCTCGACTATTCGAACCTCGGTCCCGTCGACTATTACGTCGATGCCGACACCGGCGCCTATCGCCATCAGGTTGATCCCTACAACGACAGCATGGGACTGAAGGCGATCCGGGTAATCTACCCGCTGCACAGCGGCGAGATCTTCGGCGTGACCACGATCGCGCTGGTGTTCGTCCTCGGCCTGGTCACGCTGCTGCAAGCGCTGACCGGACTCTACATCTGGTGGAAAAAGCGCAAGTCTCGGGTCGCGGCCCGGCGCGCGAAGCAACGAAAGGTCACGGCGTGA
- a CDS encoding FMN-binding negative transcriptional regulator, translating to MSDPFSTLPDDRLDALIGQNPICWIVPHAAPDAAILMPVVLEREVRTVSLLGHLPRRAPATDVLGLEPAASFLFLGPNAYVSPAMAGRRDWAPTWNFASAKLTGPVALDDALTRPSVEAVVAHMEGRAGWRIEELGPRADDLIAQIIGFRAVACDTSLRLKLGQDEKPDDFASIAKALEGTNLGEWMTRYGRDY from the coding sequence GTGAGCGATCCGTTTTCCACCTTACCCGACGACCGACTGGATGCCCTGATCGGCCAGAACCCGATATGCTGGATCGTTCCACACGCCGCGCCAGACGCGGCGATACTGATGCCGGTGGTTCTGGAACGTGAAGTTCGTACCGTTTCACTCCTGGGCCACCTGCCGCGGCGTGCGCCTGCCACAGATGTGCTAGGGCTTGAGCCGGCGGCGAGCTTTCTCTTTCTTGGGCCGAATGCATACGTTTCGCCTGCGATGGCGGGCAGGCGCGATTGGGCTCCTACTTGGAATTTCGCCTCGGCAAAGCTGACGGGCCCCGTGGCCCTCGACGATGCATTGACCCGGCCCAGCGTTGAGGCCGTCGTCGCGCATATGGAAGGCAGGGCCGGTTGGCGCATTGAAGAGCTCGGACCGCGGGCGGACGATCTGATTGCGCAAATCATCGGGTTTCGCGCAGTCGCGTGTGATACCTCGCTTCGCCTGAAATTGGGGCAGGATGAAAAGCCGGATGACTTTGCAAGCATCGCGAAAGCGCTGGAGGGGACTAACTTAGGCGAATGGATGACCCGGTACGGACGAGACTATTGA
- a CDS encoding TonB-dependent siderophore receptor codes for MRSFSTLRSSTTLAAIASSMLFAGSPAFAQDTGVADPSTGEGVETVATTNESGDRVIVVTAKNYVPQGASTATKSDIPLVETPQSVSVVSRDQIDLLSFTDAQQAVRYVAGATGENYGADLRFDFIQVRGFPPKQFVDGLATPVTSTIFSNGLDLYAFESLDILKGPASVLYGSAPPGGIYNQTSRRPSSDFGGEVSLKYGEDDYKQLGMTATGAATDWLDLRGTVMIRDRDAERDFVHARRIYAAPAATIHLGPDTRLTGLAYYQYDEVNGDTNGFLPVQGTLLPNPNGPIRRDVNLGEPDYNRYERTQWGAGFELAHDFAGSWNATINARWSDYSEAQDVIFNSFLNADNRTITRSIFPYAEDVKSFAIDGRVAGKFGTGAIEHNVLAGIDHRSADNKAFFGFLFGAGGTIDIYHPVYNVGQPFPRPAADIAFADQNLNQTGAYLQDQMAIGGFRLLLSGRYDWVDLVSFGANSDQHKFTWRAGASYVTEFGLVPYVSYATSFEPTLGVDAAGDPFRPTSGEQFEGGIKYDGRGLGPDVDLLATAALFKIKQKNVTSASYGPVTAPPIGSTQSGEVEVQGGEIEFVARIRNQLAINGSYSYNDSEVTASEIAVEIGSPLPVTPKHKASLFADYTFQRGGFAGFGFGAGVRHVSKSAGSLPGPFNPVVYFSDSATLFDAILHYDTPEWRFAINGSNVFDKRYVGRCAGPNNCSFGSGRQVIGTATFKF; via the coding sequence ATGCGCAGTTTCTCCACACTTCGCTCGAGCACGACACTTGCAGCGATCGCTTCGTCGATGCTGTTCGCCGGCTCCCCGGCGTTCGCGCAAGATACAGGGGTAGCCGATCCAAGCACCGGCGAGGGGGTGGAGACGGTCGCGACAACCAACGAGTCCGGCGACCGCGTGATCGTCGTCACTGCCAAGAACTATGTCCCGCAGGGCGCCTCCACCGCGACCAAGAGCGACATCCCGCTGGTCGAAACGCCGCAGTCGGTAAGCGTCGTAAGCCGGGACCAGATCGATCTTCTCAGCTTCACCGATGCCCAGCAAGCCGTGCGCTATGTTGCTGGCGCCACGGGCGAGAACTACGGCGCCGACCTGAGGTTCGATTTCATCCAGGTGCGCGGTTTCCCCCCCAAGCAGTTCGTCGACGGACTAGCGACCCCGGTCACCTCCACGATCTTCTCGAACGGGCTCGATCTGTACGCTTTCGAGAGCCTCGACATCCTCAAGGGCCCGGCTTCTGTGCTCTATGGCAGCGCACCGCCGGGAGGCATCTACAACCAGACCAGCCGGCGTCCTTCGAGCGACTTCGGCGGCGAGGTGTCGCTCAAGTACGGCGAGGACGACTACAAGCAACTCGGCATGACCGCCACCGGGGCTGCGACGGACTGGCTCGACCTGCGCGGCACGGTGATGATCCGCGACCGCGATGCCGAGCGCGATTTCGTCCACGCCCGGCGCATATATGCGGCTCCGGCGGCCACGATCCATCTCGGTCCAGATACGCGGCTAACCGGCCTTGCATATTACCAGTATGACGAGGTCAACGGCGACACCAACGGTTTCCTGCCGGTGCAGGGGACGCTCCTGCCCAATCCCAACGGCCCGATCCGTCGGGACGTGAACCTGGGTGAGCCCGACTACAACCGCTACGAGCGTACCCAGTGGGGCGCAGGCTTCGAGTTGGCGCACGATTTCGCGGGTAGCTGGAACGCCACCATCAACGCGCGCTGGTCGGACTATTCCGAAGCGCAGGACGTGATTTTCAACTCCTTTCTCAACGCCGACAACCGGACCATCACGCGGTCGATTTTCCCGTATGCCGAGGACGTGAAATCGTTCGCCATCGACGGGCGGGTTGCGGGCAAGTTCGGCACCGGCGCGATCGAGCACAACGTGCTGGCGGGCATCGACCACCGGAGTGCCGACAATAAGGCATTCTTCGGATTCCTGTTCGGCGCGGGCGGCACGATCGACATCTACCACCCGGTTTACAATGTCGGGCAGCCGTTCCCCCGGCCGGCAGCCGACATCGCCTTCGCAGACCAGAATCTGAACCAGACCGGCGCCTATCTGCAGGACCAGATGGCGATCGGCGGGTTCAGGCTCCTGCTGTCGGGCAGGTACGACTGGGTCGACCTCGTGTCTTTCGGCGCCAACTCCGACCAGCACAAGTTTACCTGGCGCGCCGGCGCGAGCTACGTGACCGAGTTCGGCCTGGTGCCCTATGTGTCTTACGCCACCTCCTTCGAGCCCACTCTCGGCGTCGACGCTGCTGGCGACCCGTTCCGTCCGACATCGGGCGAACAATTCGAAGGCGGTATCAAATACGACGGACGCGGCCTCGGTCCCGACGTCGACCTGCTCGCCACGGCGGCGCTGTTCAAGATCAAGCAGAAGAACGTGACGAGTGCTTCGTACGGCCCGGTCACCGCGCCACCGATCGGCTCGACGCAGAGCGGCGAAGTCGAGGTACAGGGCGGGGAGATCGAGTTCGTCGCGCGCATCCGCAACCAGCTCGCGATCAACGGCTCGTATTCGTACAACGACAGCGAGGTCACCGCGAGTGAGATCGCTGTCGAGATCGGCTCGCCGCTACCTGTCACTCCCAAGCACAAGGCTTCGCTGTTCGCCGACTACACCTTCCAGCGTGGCGGATTCGCCGGCTTCGGCTTCGGTGCGGGCGTTCGTCACGTCAGCAAGAGTGCCGGCAGCCTGCCGGGACCGTTCAACCCGGTCGTCTACTTCAGCGACAGCGCAACGCTGTTCGATGCGATCCTGCACTACGATACGCCGGAGTGGCGTTTCGCGATCAACGGCTCCAATGTGTTCGACAAGCGTTACGTCGGGCGCTGCGCCGGGCCCAACAACTGCTCGTTCGGCTCGGGTCGGCAGGTGATCGGAACCGCGACTTTCAAGTTCTGA
- a CDS encoding amidohydrolase family protein: MVKKGRRLRQSVAGPLLALALAGTASAQTPPPNETAPPARVSDQPTPLEPAPSGLPPTPPARPSQTLPLVPARTAEFTVEEVTGLQPDIAPDGRTIVFAILGDIYLLDASGGEAKAITRGLAVDTQPAFSPDGRWIAFLSDRSGAENLWVMRPDGSEARQVTLRDDDPIFASPAWSADGRTLLVSRYRPDRNAYELWRYRVEGGAGEVVVANRPDGADGPLRHALGAVATADGQWIYFAAREGDLDLAEPVEWRIARMPAGGGASETVVSAVGDIRLGKVQSSAFRPALSHDGHLLAYVQRRVGKTWLRLRNLGSGEERDLTELDPDSLQASYWSDVAPHVAFAPDDGSLIFARAGKLARFKLADGAIIEIPFTAKVEQQLGPLTRAPVRVETGPVRARIVQAPALSPDGRTFAFSALGKVYTMPAAGGPPTAIAPDLPPQFHPAWSADSKRLLFVTWTGPAGGHVWETRIGAGKPSRLTERDAFYTHPVYAPDGSVIVVRSPSAERRAHYVEFGQIRDAELVSLKSGAVLSRGLMGGTPHFLGDDTLLINRSDGVHRADDDARIASVVGPNWYFAEGSAQADDLRVSPDGRHALAQIAQQLFLVSLPNDAAPVDLSDGGAGHEKLTDVGADYFGWSADGREMFWSVGSTLARRELAGGGVSSVEAVVTAPRDMPAGHLLLRGATVLSMGPAGAMEDADLLVDGNRIAAIGPRGSLAVPEGTSVRDVSGSFVIPGLVDVHDHVADIRRDVLDFAAWGPAANLAYGVTTAFDPSTLTIDMLAYQDALDAGLTTGSRIFSTGTAIFAFNDFRSPEQVDAVLRRYRDRYRLSNVKMYRSGNRRVREWIAQSALTLGIQPTTEGALAAKLDLSHILDGYSGNEHAIPPPVLHDDMVQLLARSGTSYDLTLQITHGGYPAQDFFIARDAPHDDPKYARFAPPWFRDQKFWQREWRDPSGYLFPRIAASALAVKRAGGLVSIGAHGEVPGLGTHWEMEAHQMGGWTPVEVLEAATIQGARTIGRDADLGSLEPGKVADLVVLDKDPRLDIANTRAIAWVMKNGRLYAGDDLAQVWPVAAPPPEFWFSPPAPHADAR; the protein is encoded by the coding sequence ATGGTGAAGAAGGGCCGGCGACTGAGGCAATCGGTTGCCGGCCCTTTGCTTGCACTGGCCCTTGCCGGAACCGCTTCGGCGCAAACGCCGCCCCCCAATGAGACCGCGCCGCCGGCCCGGGTCAGCGATCAGCCCACTCCACTGGAGCCCGCCCCATCCGGACTCCCGCCCACGCCGCCCGCGCGGCCGAGCCAGACGCTGCCCCTCGTGCCGGCGCGCACTGCCGAGTTCACGGTCGAGGAAGTCACCGGCCTTCAGCCAGACATCGCGCCCGACGGCCGCACGATCGTGTTCGCGATTTTGGGCGATATCTATTTACTCGATGCCAGCGGCGGCGAGGCGAAGGCCATCACCCGCGGCCTGGCGGTCGATACCCAGCCGGCCTTTTCGCCTGATGGCCGCTGGATCGCCTTTCTGTCCGACCGATCCGGGGCGGAGAACCTGTGGGTCATGCGGCCCGACGGTTCGGAGGCGCGGCAGGTGACCTTGCGCGACGACGACCCGATCTTCGCTTCACCTGCGTGGAGCGCGGACGGACGGACTCTGCTCGTCTCCCGCTACCGCCCCGACCGCAATGCCTATGAGCTGTGGCGGTACCGGGTAGAAGGCGGCGCGGGCGAGGTAGTCGTGGCCAATCGCCCTGACGGGGCGGACGGACCGCTCCGGCACGCGCTGGGTGCGGTCGCCACGGCCGACGGCCAGTGGATCTACTTTGCGGCTCGCGAGGGCGACCTCGACCTCGCCGAGCCGGTCGAATGGCGTATCGCGCGCATGCCGGCAGGCGGCGGCGCGAGCGAGACCGTGGTCAGCGCCGTGGGCGATATCCGGCTCGGCAAGGTCCAGTCGAGCGCCTTTCGCCCGGCGCTGTCGCACGATGGACATCTGCTCGCTTACGTCCAGCGGCGGGTCGGCAAGACGTGGTTGCGGCTGCGCAACCTTGGCAGCGGCGAAGAGCGGGACCTTACAGAACTCGACCCGGATTCGTTGCAAGCTTCGTACTGGAGCGACGTTGCGCCGCATGTCGCTTTCGCGCCCGATGATGGATCGTTGATCTTCGCGCGCGCCGGCAAGCTTGCGCGCTTCAAACTCGCGGACGGAGCGATCATCGAGATTCCGTTCACCGCGAAGGTCGAACAACAGCTCGGTCCGCTCACGCGCGCGCCGGTGCGGGTGGAGACCGGGCCCGTCCGCGCACGGATAGTGCAGGCTCCGGCATTGTCGCCCGATGGCCGCACGTTCGCCTTTTCTGCGCTGGGCAAAGTGTACACGATGCCGGCCGCTGGCGGACCGCCGACCGCCATCGCGCCAGACCTGCCGCCGCAATTCCATCCCGCCTGGTCCGCAGATTCGAAGCGGCTGCTGTTCGTAACCTGGACCGGTCCGGCAGGCGGCCATGTCTGGGAAACGAGGATCGGGGCAGGAAAGCCCAGCCGGCTGACCGAGCGCGACGCATTCTACACCCACCCGGTCTATGCGCCCGACGGGAGCGTGATCGTAGTCCGCTCGCCGAGTGCAGAGCGGCGCGCGCATTATGTGGAATTCGGCCAGATCCGCGATGCCGAACTGGTCTCCCTCAAGAGCGGGGCGGTGCTTTCGCGAGGATTAATGGGAGGCACGCCGCATTTCCTTGGCGATGATACGCTGTTGATCAACCGGTCCGACGGGGTCCATCGCGCGGACGACGACGCGCGCATCGCCAGCGTTGTCGGACCGAACTGGTATTTCGCCGAAGGTTCGGCCCAAGCCGACGACTTGCGCGTCAGCCCGGATGGTCGCCACGCTCTGGCCCAAATCGCGCAGCAACTGTTTCTCGTCAGCCTGCCCAATGATGCCGCTCCGGTAGACCTGTCGGACGGCGGAGCGGGACATGAGAAGCTGACTGACGTCGGTGCCGACTACTTCGGCTGGAGCGCCGACGGCCGGGAGATGTTCTGGTCGGTGGGCTCGACTCTCGCGCGGCGCGAGCTGGCGGGCGGAGGAGTCTCTTCCGTCGAGGCGGTAGTGACCGCTCCGCGCGACATGCCGGCGGGTCACCTGCTGCTGCGCGGCGCGACAGTGCTGAGCATGGGTCCGGCGGGTGCCATGGAAGACGCCGACCTGCTTGTGGACGGCAACCGCATCGCGGCGATCGGTCCGCGCGGATCGCTGGCGGTGCCGGAGGGCACGTCCGTCCGCGACGTCTCCGGCAGCTTCGTCATCCCGGGCCTCGTCGACGTACACGATCACGTCGCCGACATCCGCCGCGATGTACTCGATTTCGCAGCGTGGGGCCCGGCGGCCAATCTGGCCTATGGAGTGACGACCGCATTCGATCCCTCGACACTGACGATCGACATGCTCGCTTACCAGGATGCGCTCGACGCAGGCCTGACGACCGGTTCGCGCATCTTCTCGACGGGCACCGCGATCTTCGCGTTCAACGACTTCCGCTCGCCCGAGCAGGTCGATGCCGTGCTGCGCCGCTACCGCGACCGTTACCGGCTGAGCAACGTCAAGATGTACCGCTCGGGCAACCGCCGGGTGCGCGAATGGATCGCGCAGAGCGCGCTCACGCTAGGCATCCAGCCGACGACCGAGGGCGCGCTCGCCGCCAAGCTCGACCTAAGTCACATTCTCGATGGATATTCGGGCAACGAGCACGCGATCCCGCCGCCGGTTCTGCACGACGACATGGTCCAGCTCCTGGCGCGGAGCGGCACCAGCTACGACCTGACGCTACAAATCACGCACGGCGGTTACCCTGCGCAGGATTTCTTCATCGCCCGCGATGCGCCTCATGATGACCCGAAGTACGCCCGCTTCGCCCCGCCGTGGTTTCGCGACCAGAAGTTCTGGCAGCGGGAGTGGCGCGATCCTTCGGGTTATCTGTTCCCCCGCATCGCCGCCAGCGCGCTGGCCGTAAAGCGCGCAGGCGGCCTAGTCTCGATCGGTGCGCACGGCGAGGTTCCGGGGCTGGGCACGCACTGGGAGATGGAGGCCCACCAGATGGGCGGCTGGACTCCGGTGGAGGTTCTCGAGGCCGCCACGATCCAAGGCGCGCGCACAATCGGCCGCGATGCCGACCTCGGCTCGCTGGAGCCCGGCAAGGTGGCCGACCTGGTGGTGCTCGACAAGGACCCCCGGCTCGACATCGCCAACACCCGCGCCATCGCCTGGGTGATGAAGAACGGGCGGCTTTATGCGGGCGACGACCTCGCCCAAGTCTGGCCGGTCGCCGCGCCCCCGCCGGAGTTCTGGTTCAGTCCTCCCGCTCCTCACGCGGACGCGCGATGA
- a CDS encoding AraC family transcriptional regulator — protein sequence MKHSIDYPLASRPIMGFADEYPAGMLDPPHSHPRSQLTYCTAGVMLVVISNAVFMLPPRRAIWIPAGTEHEVRCRGPVSSHTLYIDPALDRSAQAARVIEVSDLVRALIMEVGGFEPDYDLDGREGEIARLLLSEVRRMPATPTDMPMPQDARLMRVCHALIEDPTDDRDLDEWASLAAMGRRTFTRAFRRETGAGLATWRQRMRLMTSIPKLEAGQSVTTVAYDVGYESASAFTATFHRVFGLAPSAFIARPREERED from the coding sequence ATGAAACACTCGATCGACTATCCGCTCGCAAGCCGGCCCATAATGGGCTTCGCTGACGAGTACCCGGCGGGAATGCTCGACCCGCCGCACAGCCACCCGCGATCCCAGCTCACCTACTGTACCGCGGGTGTCATGCTGGTGGTCATTTCCAATGCGGTGTTCATGCTTCCCCCACGGCGGGCGATCTGGATACCCGCGGGAACCGAGCACGAGGTGCGTTGCCGCGGCCCGGTGTCGTCCCACACTCTCTATATCGATCCCGCACTCGATCGCTCGGCGCAGGCGGCGCGGGTGATCGAGGTGTCCGATCTCGTGCGCGCGCTGATCATGGAGGTCGGTGGATTCGAGCCGGACTATGATCTCGACGGGCGGGAAGGTGAAATCGCGCGCCTGCTGTTATCCGAAGTCCGCCGCATGCCCGCCACGCCAACAGATATGCCGATGCCGCAGGATGCACGCCTCATGCGCGTCTGCCACGCGCTGATCGAGGATCCCACCGACGACCGCGACCTCGACGAATGGGCATCGCTCGCGGCGATGGGCCGTCGCACGTTCACTCGGGCTTTTCGGCGGGAAACGGGCGCGGGCCTCGCGACCTGGCGCCAGCGTATGCGGTTGATGACTTCGATCCCCAAACTTGAGGCCGGCCAGTCGGTGACCACAGTAGCCTACGATGTCGGCTACGAGAGCGCGAGCGCCTTCACCGCCACGTTCCACCGGGTGTTCGGCCTCGCGCCCAGTGCGTTCATCGCGCGTCCGCGTGAGGAGCGGGAGGACTGA
- a CDS encoding tyrosine-type recombinase/integrase, whose product MGYSRFDPSMQARVAWNAGKTVGTKRPLTQKQIWAIRFHLDREGRLRDKALFDLAIDSKLRGCDLVKIKIGDVVAGTDVRTRAIVIQQKTSRPVQFELTSDVRATLLSWLERRCGSITDYLFPSRIDHAGHMSTRQYARLVDEWVTAIGLRKSEYGTHSLRRTKAAMIYRATGNIRAIQILLGHTKIENTVRYLGVDVEDALLLAERTEI is encoded by the coding sequence ATGGGATATTCGAGATTCGACCCAAGCATGCAGGCCCGTGTAGCATGGAACGCTGGCAAGACCGTTGGTACGAAGCGACCCCTGACGCAGAAGCAGATTTGGGCGATCCGCTTCCACCTCGATCGAGAGGGCCGACTGCGAGATAAGGCATTATTCGATCTCGCAATCGACAGCAAGCTGCGCGGCTGCGACCTGGTCAAGATCAAGATTGGCGACGTCGTAGCTGGGACCGACGTCCGCACCCGGGCAATCGTCATTCAGCAAAAGACCAGCCGCCCGGTCCAGTTCGAATTGACCTCGGATGTTCGTGCAACGCTGCTTTCATGGTTGGAGCGACGCTGCGGTTCGATCACCGACTATCTCTTTCCAAGCAGGATCGATCACGCCGGTCACATGAGCACGCGCCAGTACGCTCGTTTGGTCGATGAGTGGGTGACAGCAATCGGCCTGCGGAAATCCGAGTACGGCACGCACTCGCTCCGCCGGACGAAAGCCGCAATGATCTACCGCGCCACGGGCAACATCCGCGCAATCCAGATACTGCTGGGTCACACCAAGATCGAGAATACGGTTCGCTATCTCGGGGTCGACGTTGAAGACGCCCTGCTGCTGGCGGAGCGCACCGAAATCTAA
- a CDS encoding cytochrome c oxidase assembly protein has translation MIPAVPRAWAPYCGAAPVPDELFARWNLDSLLLLALAGAAVVLSRTSRRPVLSAAVIAIALLLFVSPFCALSSALFSARVAHHVVLAAVVAPLVVYALPLEKLRWPGSLLMWTGLQTLTFWAWHAPTVYAAALSSDLVYWTMQLTLLSTAMGFWGAVRRASAPSAVAALLFSTVQMGLLGALITFAGAPLYVPHYFTTMAWGYSPLEDQQLAGLIMWAPSAALYLAAALLVAGRWLTGEDREAIA, from the coding sequence GTGATCCCGGCCGTGCCTCGGGCGTGGGCTCCCTATTGCGGCGCTGCGCCAGTTCCTGACGAACTTTTCGCGCGGTGGAACCTCGATTCGCTTCTGCTGCTGGCACTGGCAGGCGCAGCGGTCGTGCTGTCGCGCACGAGCCGGCGCCCGGTGCTAAGCGCGGCTGTCATCGCAATCGCGCTGCTGCTGTTCGTGTCGCCGTTCTGTGCGCTGAGCTCGGCGCTATTCTCTGCCCGGGTGGCGCATCATGTGGTGCTGGCCGCCGTCGTCGCGCCGCTGGTGGTCTATGCCTTGCCGCTGGAAAAGCTGCGCTGGCCAGGCTCGCTGTTGATGTGGACGGGGCTCCAGACACTGACATTCTGGGCTTGGCATGCGCCAACTGTGTACGCTGCGGCCCTATCCAGCGACCTGGTGTATTGGACGATGCAGCTCACCCTTCTGAGCACGGCGATGGGTTTCTGGGGAGCCGTGCGACGCGCCAGCGCGCCGTCCGCGGTCGCGGCGCTGCTTTTCAGCACCGTCCAGATGGGCCTGCTCGGCGCGCTCATCACTTTCGCCGGGGCACCGCTTTACGTGCCGCACTATTTCACGACCATGGCGTGGGGCTACAGTCCGCTGGAGGACCAGCAACTCGCCGGCCTAATCATGTGGGCGCCGTCTGCCGCGCTTTACCTAGCCGCGGCGCTGCTGGTTGCCGGGCGGTGGCTCACCGGCGAAGATCGCGAAGCAATTGCATGA